The following are encoded in a window of Vigna unguiculata cultivar IT97K-499-35 chromosome 8, ASM411807v1, whole genome shotgun sequence genomic DNA:
- the LOC114193455 gene encoding UNC93-like protein 1, with the protein MVSNGDEESSNQVQQSETSKSSGLPFLRYNSPLVQVILIGVVCFCCSGMFNALSGMGGGGQLNHTASNNSLTALYTTFSIFGILGGAIYNILGPHLTLLAGCSTYVLYTSSLLYYNHHHHQAFPILSGALLGVGAGLLWAAQGAIMTSYPPANRKGTYISIFWSIFNMGGVIGGLIPLIMNYHRSEAASVNDGTYIGFMCFMTVGTLLSLAILPACKVVRDDGSRCSSMVYSNVSTECVEVRRLFSNWKVLLMVPAAWSSNFFYPYQFNDVNGALFNLRTRGFNSVFYWGAQMLGSVGIGYVMDFSFERRRVRGLLGVVVVAVLGTVIWGGALANQLRYNSNDFPEKLDFKHSGFVGPFVLYFSFGLLDAMFQSLVYWVIGALADDSQILSRYSGLFKGIQSAGIAVAWQVDEHNVGLMSQLIVNWVLTTISYPLLFVLVMLAVKDE; encoded by the exons ATGGTTTCCAATGGAGATGAAGAATCAAGCAACCAAGTCCAACAATCTGAAACCTCAAAAAGTTCAGGATTACCCTTTTTAAGGTACAACTCGCCACTAGTTCAAGTGATCCTGATTGGTGTTGTCTGCTTTTGCTGCTCCGGCATGTTCAACGCCCTCTCAGGAATGGGAGGTGGAGGCCAACTGAACCACACTGCCTCCAACAACTCCCTCACTGCCCTCTACACCACTTTTTCCATATTTGGCATCCTTGGCGGCGCCATCTACAACATCCTAGGACCTCACCTCACCCTTCTCGCAGGATGTTCCACCTATGTCCTCTACACTTCCTCCTTACTCTactacaaccaccaccaccaccaagcCTTTCCCATTCTTTCCGGTGCTCTCCTTGGTGTCGGAGCAGGCCTCTTGTGGGCAGCACAAGGTGCAATCATGACATCTTACCCTCCAGCCAACAGAAAAG GGACTTACATATCTATTTTCTGGAGCATCTTCAACATGGGTGGAGTGATTGGTGGGTTGATTCCTTTGATCATGAACTACCATCGTAGTGAGGCTGCTTCTGTGAATGATGGAACCTACATAGGCTTCATGTGCTTTATGACAGTGGGGACCCTCTTGTCGTTGGCCATCTTACCTGCATGCAAGGTGGTTCGTGATGATGGCAGTAGGTGCAGCAGCATGGTGTACTCCAATGTGTCCACCGAGTGTGTGGAGGTTCGCAGGTTGTTTTCCAATTGGAAAGTGCTTCTTATGGTTCCCGCAGCTTGGTCCAGCAACTTCTTTTACCCTTACCAGTTCAATGATGTGAATGGGGCACTGTTTAATCTGAGGACCAGAGGGTTCAACAGTGTGTTCTACTGGGGGGCTCAGATGCTGGGTTCTGTTGGGATTGGTTATGTGATGGATTTCAGCTTTGAGAGGAGAAGGGTGCGGGGGTTGCTGGGAGTTGTGGTGGTTGCTGTTCTTGGGACTGTGATTTGGGGTGGTGCACTTGCTAATCAGCTTAGGTACAACTCCAATGATTTTCCAGAAAAGTTGGATTTTAAACACTCAGGATTTGTTGGACCTTTTGTTTTGTACTTTAGTTTTGGATTGCTTGATGCCATGTTCCAGAGCTTGGTCTATTGGGTTATTGGAGCCCTGGCTGATGATTCTCAGATCCTCAGCAG GTACAGTGGTTTGTTTAAAGGAATACAGAGTGCAGGGATTGCTGTTGCATGGCAAGTAGATGAACACAATGTGGGTTTGATGTCCCAGTTGATAGTGAATTGGGTGCTCACAACAATAAGCTATCCGTTACTCTTTGTTTTGGTCATGCTTGCTGTGAAAGATGAATAG